A window of Plasmodium malariae genome assembly, chromosome: 12 genomic DNA:
AGAAGAGAAAAGgactatttttaattattatgaatatatatatgaatgtatcgaaatatttatagaagACAACATATCAATCGTTGACAAATGCCACAAATACAATCTGAATACGCATAACTTAAATAatgattatttaaataagctaataaatgtaaaaagcaAAACACGCTACTTTTAAAGGATGTACAGTATTTAAACCAGCGTTTATGTAtgctatacatatatatatatacatacatatatgtgtatacatgtatatatagacgtaaaaacatatattttttatccttcTTTCGTAGGatggaaaaaacaaaaaatatgcacaaaaaaaaaaacaaaaggaaGCGGCAAAACAAAGAAGATTaacaataaagaaatatacgTAAAACACTATCAATACATTATTCGTAATTTTCGGCtgaagctttttttttttttttttttttttttcatggaATATTTTTGTGTTGTGACTAATATTTGTGTATTCTTAACTAGCTTaaattgtttttgttttatttattgtgcTTATTGTGTTCATCGAGTTTACTGTGTTAAttgttcttttctttttttttttttttttccatattttttcccttttcctattcattttcttattcccttttttattctattcccattctttctttttttttttttttttttttttttcgtaccAATATGGACCTCAccattttgtaatttttttttttttcgtattaattttataaggaaaaaactttttaaaaacaaatgtattgtatgtatatgttaaatttaaGTTggagcttttttttttttttatttattatattccaTTTGAAATTTATGAATTCTTCTTCAACGCATTTCCAGACCTTAAAAAGATATCAGGTTGGAAATGTATATCATATGAATAAGAAGCAGTAaatcatatttaatttaaatataagcggaaagtatatattgttttgccaattttttattttttattttcttcttttcttttttctttttatcgtGGAAcgtaagaataatttttttacaaaatgtgAAAGCATATGACATACTGCATATCATTCATAAGTTGTGTGATATGCGTTTTATTATACGCAAGTATATAACAGGGaatgtatgcacatatgtatatatatatgtacatttatgtacGTTGTTGCGTATTGTCgatagaaaataattattttcgaAGAAACGAAGTGCATAGCGTTTActtttccatatattataaataaatgaaaaaaagagaaagcaGAATAAAATTGTAAGTGACTGTGAGTTATAAGACCTTTTTCTGCAATATTTGCTACTCCTTCCTTCTCTTTTTGGCGTGCTCCTATATTTCAATTATGCACATAAAATGGGTATGCGTACGTATAATACTTACGTGTAACACAGATTTATAACACAAACACATGTAGTGAGGAGAATAAACCAATGGTTTTCATTTTATGGGCATCTAAAACgaatttgtacatatatatatatatgcatatattactatatttatatgtataatccCAGCATTCTTTTATCAAATCTCGTTCAGCATTAACGAATGAATCGCTTTCAATTAAAATTTGCCGTATAGTTTCatacttttaattaaaaaggtaAATGTACGTATGCACAGTGTTACGGGCACATACGTAATGATATATAGGACTAAATAAACTGTGGAAAGTTATTAACTGAAGAGGAGAATAAGTATGTCGACATGTCctatatatgtgcacatatatatatatatatatatatatatatatatatatatatatatacatacacaagtatatatatttgtacatttaacgtaattttatataaaatagcgAAACCCGCAGTAcagttaatatataattcaattttttttttttgtcaacGGTGTAGTCATgttatgcatacatatatatatgtatatatttatttatatttttttcttatcacTTAAGCTAATTTTATAGAACTAATTTGTAGTTTTATTCTTCCATACctaattttgaatattttattttcttaaattctCGTTCACAACGAATATTGACTGTATGAATAAGCTCcttcttatttttacttttcttatCTCTcttcttattcttattcttattcttattcttattcttattcttattcttattcttattcttattcttattcttattcttattcttattcttattcttattcttattcttattcttattcttattcttattcttattcttattcttattcttattcttattcttattcttattcttattcttattcttattcttattcttattcttattcttattcttattcttattcttattcttattcttattcttattcttattcttattcttattcttattcttattcttattcttattcttattcttattcttattcttattcttattcttattcttattcttattcttattcttattcttattcttattcttattcttattcttattcttattcttattcttattcttattcttattcttattctttctctttctctttctctttttttttttttttttttctatagtGTTTGTGTAATttctaatttaatatattacatttcattctttattttcccctctgtatgtttttttttctttttttagttCCCCATATGCAGCACCTTTcactatatatacatattcttatatgttcatatatgtgtatatttatgcgtttatatatgcacaagtgtatgtgtgtatatgggtatatgcttatatataaatatatatatgtatacaaagccaattttctttgttaaggcccttttaaatatttgctATTATGGATTTGATAAAACACCTTAATGAAAATGACAAAATTCGTAATATCTGCATTTTAGCTCATGTAGACCATGGGAAAACAACCCTTGTTGACAACTTGATCAGttctaataaaattataagtgATAAGAATATTGGGAAAGTGAAATATTTAGATAGTAGAGAAGATGAACAGAAGCGACAAATAACTATGAAGAGCTCAAgtattcttttaaaacatacatacagTAAACTTTACCTAagtgaaatatttaatgatataaCTGATAGTACAAAAGGGGGTAATAATCAGTGCAATGTaaagaatgaaaattatGAGATGCATGTCAACCATAAagaatttgtaaaaaatgataataacgAAAATGCTCTGAAATGCGGAAAGGATTCaataaatattgaaaagGAATGTGGTGATAGCAAGGAAAATGATGAAGAATCCCTTGTACGAAcgagaaataataattatgttaGTGATAATAACcataataatagtagaaGCAGTGGCACGCATCTAATTAACATTATCGACACGCCCGGGCATGTCGATTTTTCATCCGAGGTTTCCACGTGTGTAAGAATTTGTGATGGCTCGTTAATTCTAATTGATTGCATAGAAGGTCTATGCAGTCAAACGAAGACTGTTTTAAGGCAAACATGGaaagaaatgataaaaagCATTAtagtaattaataaaatagataaGTTAATTACTAATCAAAATATGGATAGTATAAGTgcatatgaacatataaataatataattgaaCAAGtgaatgcatatatatatcaattatatattgaagaaaatatgaacaatgaaaatattgaaacatcagaattagaaaaatattcatattctCCTTTAAAAGGAAATGTATTACTATGTAGTAGTATACATTGCTGGTGTGTtgatatgaatattttttcaattttattttgtaaaaaaatgaatatagaTTTGAACaattcttataaaataaaaaagtacatGTGGAATCAATactattttaatatgaaagaaaagaaaattttaaaaatacctAATGATACTAACTATTCATGTAATAATAtgagtacaaaaaaaaaaaaaaaaaaaaatttgttttctCTAGTTGTTTTGGATTTTCTTtggaaaatatatgatattacTACAATAAATAGAGATGatgacaaaataaaaaaattatgctccgaattaaatatttcggatcaattcttaaaaaaaaaccaaCAAAATAATTCTGAAAAcaatacttttattttaacttatataatgtcccattttttaaatctttcTAGATCCATATTTAATGCATGTATAGAAATGTTTCCTTCTCCAAAATCAATTGATGAAAGTagactttttaaaattttcccatctttatataatgaaaaaatatacaagaatattattaactGTTCATTAACTAATGAGTTtaccattatatatatatctaaataCATCTGtgcaaatatacataataataccTTAGTAGGATTTAAGGGATTCTATGATAAAAACACATTCCTCTCTATTTGTAGAATTTATTCAGGAATGCTATATCAAAACatgattttatatatttgcggaaaaagtattaaaactgtcgttaaaaaaatttatatatgtatgggAGGAGATCTTTTACCTATTAATGAAGCATTTGCTGGAAACATTGTAGCTGTATATCTGTCGATTATAAATGATGGTGACCACAGTTGTGTACATAATGACACAAATAGAATAAATGGCTTAAAGGAGcaagaaattattaacatgTCAGATCATAATTTGTGTGAAAAATTTGGACAGCACAACAACGGTTATGTTGGACAAAATGAAAGAggggaagaagaaaaagtagAAGAAGTTAAGGAAGTATTGAAAGAAGAGAAAGAAAAGGACGTCGATGAAGTAGAGGAAGAAGAAACCCTTTTTGAAAACAACAATGGATGCTCtttagataataaaaaaaaaattatgaacaggtCAGGTAATTGCACAccaacaaataataaaacaaaaaatacgAATGATCAATTTTGTATTAACACACCTTTAAACATAGGTGGTTCGTGTAATACAGAGGATCTGCAATATTTATCCAACActttaatgaaattaataaaaaacaaacagaataaaaaagagcacaatatatttttaatgaacaaCGATggcatttttttaaataaaaatattacctTGTCAAGTCAGGAAAATATggattcatttattttacctttttctgACACATCCTCCACAATTTTGCACACAATAATAGaaccaaaaaatattcaagacatgaataaatttctttatggcttaattttattatatacatgtgatACATCCATAGACATAGATTTTAACGAGAAGggtgaatatattttaaaattttgcgGAGAAATACATATGCAAAAGTGTCTGTCGGACTTCGTCAacatatatagtaatatagaaataaaaacgtCCGATACGAACATATCTATAAGAGAAGGCATAAGTGACAATTACATAAaagtgaaaagaaaaaaaaataagatacatgataatttaaaagatttatataattattatttgaaaattcaTATGGATAGTCATCATAAAATtagtgaaaataataataattataattataataatatgaatggTGAAATAGCTAAAGACAGTTACAAAATTGTAGCAGGCAACgaaaattgtaatattataagcaaagaaaaaaacagtatttgtaataataatgctgACGATggtaattattttacaaaaatgaaaaaagatgGTTTAGAACATctgtttaaaaatattaatttagaaaaagaaaatcattttttaaatatattatttaattatagtCATAATACCATATGTCATaagttaaataataattctttctACGTTTTTTTGAGCGTACTAGATATGCCAGAAAATATGCTACATTTCTTTGATAAGCattattcaaatatacaAACAATTTTAGAAAATAGATCTATATCCCCttcattattaaattatagcAAAATAGACCTATCatgtaaaaatgaatattttatgtacaagCAATGTTTAATCAATTTGGAAAAATGTGTTAACGATTTGTGCTTTTCTGATAATATTgattatgataatataatagaGAACAGGCTGAGTAAATCGATCGTAAGCAGTTCGGTTAAGAGGGAGGAGGGAGAATGGGACAAAGCAGAGGacaaagaaaaggaaaaggtcGCAGAAAGAGATAAGGAGAAAGTTAAGGAAGGGAAAAGTAAAATACATGAACTAAACCAGATCATTAATGAGAATTTGACACATGATTCTAATGACGAAGAATCACAACATAATAACAATGatagaaatataatgaatgATTACAATAGTACAGAAAACACCAAAAGGGATAGTAACTatcataataatgaaaaaataagcagtttgagaaaaaacaaaaacttCCAATTAGAACTATGGGATATTTGTGTTCAAAATGGTAGTAtcacattattatatataaaaaaatactttaataaaaaaaaaaataatgaatatatacttGACAATATTTTgacaaatgaaaaatacaaaaatataattaatcaAAGATCTTTTGTCGATACATATTTATCAGATACAAATAGtgacataaatatttatttgaataatatatctCTTGGATTTAAATTAGCATCCAAATATGGTCCTATTGCTCAGGAACCTATAAGGTAGGatagaaaacaaaaaatgcatatttacacgatatgtacaaatattatacattctTTTTCGTTATTCCATGATAAATGTGTACGCATAAGTGTGTACGTTCAAGTGtacgtacataaataaaatgtgtactcaagtatgtacatatgcataatcatacatatgtacatgcacatatattcatatgaaAATGCACACACAtgtacatgcacatatattcatatgaaAATTCACACACATGTACATGCTCGTGTATATACTACTTCTTCCCCCAAGAGGAGCTCTATTCGTAATTGAGGGGTTAATTATTGACGAGGCATCCAATGATGAACCATTTGAAGATGGAAATTCAAAGGATA
This region includes:
- the PmUG01_12016600 gene encoding elongation factor Tu, putative → MDLIKHLNENDKIRNICILAHVDHGKTTLVDNLISSNKIISDKNIGKVKYLDSREDEQKRQITMKSSSILLKHTYSKLYLSEIFNDITDSTKGGNNQCNVKNENYEMHVNHKEFVKNDNNENALKCGKDSINIEKECGDSKENDEESLVRTRNNNYVSDNNHNNSRSSGTHLINIIDTPGHVDFSSEVSTCVRICDGSLILIDCIEGLCSQTKTVLRQTWKEMIKSIIVINKIDKLITNQNMDSISAYEHINNIIEQVNAYIYQLYIEENMNNENIETSELEKYSYSPLKGNVLLCSSIHCWCVDMNIFSILFCKKMNIDLNNSYKIKKYMWNQYYFNMKEKKILKIPNDTNYSCNNMSTKKKKKKNLFSLVVLDFLWKIYDITTINRDDDKIKKLCSELNISDQFLKKNQQNNSENNTFILTYIMSHFLNLSRSIFNACIEMFPSPKSIDESRLFKIFPSLYNEKIYKNIINCSLTNEFTIIYISKYICANIHNNTLVGFKGFYDKNTFLSICRIYSGMLYQNMILYICGKSIKTVVKKIYICMGGDLLPINEAFAGNIVAVYLSIINDGDHSCVHNDTNRINGLKEQEIINMSDHNLCEKFGQHNNGYVGQNERGEEEKVEEVKEVLKEEKEKDVDEVEEEETLFENNNGCSLDNKKKIMNRSGNCTPTNNKTKNTNDQFCINTPLNIGGSCNTEDLQYLSNTLMKLIKNKQNKKEHNIFLMNNDGIFLNKNITLSSQENMDSFILPFSDTSSTILHTIIEPKNIQDMNKFLYGLILLYTCDTSIDIDFNEKGEYILKFCGEIHMQKCLSDFVNIYSNIEIKTSDTNISIREGISDNYIKVKRKKNKIHDNLKDLYNYYLKIHMDSHHKISENNNNYNYNNMNGEIAKDSYKIVAGNENCNIISKEKNSICNNNADDGNYFTKMKKDGLEHLFKNINLEKENHFLNILFNYSHNTICHKLNNNSFYVFLSVLDMPENMLHFFDKHYSNIQTILENRSISPSLLNYSKIDLSCKNEYFMYKQCLINLEKCVNDLCFSDNIDYDNIIENRLSKSIVSSSVKREEGEWDKAEDKEKEKVAERDKEKVKEGKSKIHELNQIINENLTHDSNDEESQHNNNDRNIMNDYNSTENTKRDSNYHNNEKISSLRKNKNFQLELWDICVQNGSITLLYIKKYFNKKKNNEYILDNILTNEKYKNIINQRSFVDTYLSDTNSDINIYLNNISLGFKLASKYGPIAQEPIRGALFVIEGLIIDEASNDEPFEDGNSKDNLEDKINAGNIIALMKEACLNSMQQNKLRIFEPMLRLNLTCESNVLGKVYNVLLKRRCSILSEEIKDGYFLYCIDAYLPLFNSFKLAEELRSKCSGNVIYDIQFSHWNKLNEDIFLLNDSSSVIYDEDFDIKLTDNTATEIVNYIRRAKGLETNEKIIQKPEKQCTLKK